From the genome of Deinococcota bacterium:
CCCATGCGCCCCGTGGCTGAGCTTCTATGCGGGCTGGCGCGGGCGATGGCGCTTAGGATTTGCGTTATGCTAACTCGTGACTTCGGCCGAGCCGAAGTCGCCGGAAGGCTGGCACACGGCACATGATCGAGCTTGTCGAACATCACCACCCCGGAACCTGGGACGCGCTCGTCGGCGGCTACGCCTACAGGAGCGCCCTGCAGGGCTGGGGCTGGGGCGAGGTCAAGGCCGCGACCGGCTGGTCGGCGCACCGGCTCGAGCTCCCCGGCGTGGCCGCCGCCCAGGTCCTGCGCAAAGGCGTGGCGCCGGGCCTCAGCATGCTCTATGCTCCGCGGGGACCCGCCTTGGGCAGCCTCGGCGCCTTGGCTGACTTCGCTGGCGCCCTGCGCCGCTGGGCCAGGCCGTCGGACGTCTATTTCAAGATAGAACCCGAGGTCCCCAGGCTGGAGGGCGAGCCCATCCCGGCCGCCTTGGCGGGCTTCCGCCGCGCCGAGAGCCTGCAGCCCGAGCACACCGTGTTCCTGGACCTTAACCGGAGCGAGGACGACCTGCTCAAGAACATGCATGGGATGGCCAGGCGCAACGTCAAGAAGAGCCTCAAGGAGGGCGTCGAGACGAGGCTCGAGAGGAGCCTCGAGGCCTTCTGGCCGCTCTTCGCCGAGACCAACGCGCGCAGTCGGCTGTTGCAGTTCGAGCGCGCCTACTACGAGACGGTGCTGCACGCCTGCGACGCCTACGGCGGTGAGGCTTTTGCCATGACCGCCTACCACGGCGGCGAGGCGCTGGCCTCGGGGCTTTTCGTGGCCTTTGGTGAGCGCGTCTACTACCTCTACGGCGGCTCGAGCCGGGAGCGCAGCGAGGCGCGCGCGCCCTACGCCGTGCACTGGGCGGTGATGCGTTGGGGCCGCGAGAACGGCTACGCGAGCTACGACCTCTGGGGCATCCCCAGGGAGCTCTCGCCCCAGGGGCACGCCTACGGCGTCTACCAGTTCAAGGAGCGCTTCGGCGGCTACCGGCTGCGCCTGCCCGCCTACGACCTGCCGCTCAGCCCGCTCTACGGCGGCGTCACCGGGGCTATCAGGCTCAGGAAGAGCTGGCGCAACTACCGGGCGCGAGGCAGCGCCGACGACGTGCTGTGAGGCGGGGGTCGGGAGGCGGGGGTCAGGGGTAAGGACCAAACCCTGACCCCTGACCCCCGCTCTTGAGGCGATGACCATCCTACCCACCACCTACGCCCAGGCTCTCGACTGGCTCTTTGCCCAGACCAGGGGCGGCGCGGCGCGCGACCCCAAGAGGATGCGCCGGCTGGTGACGCAGCTCGGCCTCGGCCTGCCACCGGCCTTTTACGTCGTCGGCACGACCGGCAAGGGTACGGTCGCCTCCATGATTCACGCGGCCCTGGGCGCGGCCAACGTGAGGAGCGGCCTGTTCGTCTCGCCCCATGTCGAAGACTTCCGCGAGCGCATCAGCGTCGGCGGCGAGAGCATCAGCGAGGAGGCGGTCGTCGAGTTCACGGGGCGCGTCGCAGCCTTGGGACTGGGCGCGGCCTTCTTCGAGCTCTCCTTGGCGATGGCGCTCGAGCACTTCGCGCGCGAGGGCGTAGAGGTCGCCGTCGTCGAAGCGGGCGTGGGCGCCAGGAACGACGCCACCAATATTCTCGACAAGGTCCTCTGCACCGTCCTCACCAATGTCGGCGAGGACCACCTCGACACCCTCGGTCCCGGCCTCAGCGATGTGGCCCGCGACAAGGCCGAGGCAGTGCGCCCCTTTGTCCCCGTAGTGACGGGAGCACGGGGCGAGGCGCTCGACATCGTCCGCCAGGTCGCCGCGGGCAGGAGGAGCCCGCTCCACGCCGAAGGCGACTCCCCGCTCTTCGCACGGCCTCCCGGGCTACAGGGGGCCGATCCCATACGCCGCGCCAACGCTCGGCTGGCCGCCGCGGCCCTGCGCGCGAGCGGCCTGGGCCTGGGCGAGGAGGCGCTCGCCGAGGGCTTGCGAACCCCGCCGCTGCCCGGCCGGGCCGAACGTTTTTTTATCGGCGGCAAGGGAGTCCTTCTCGACGGCGCCCACAACCCACCCGCCGCGAGAGCGCTCGCCGCCATGCTCGAGACGCCCTTCGTCTTAGTCTTCGGCGCGCTGTCGCGCAAGGCGGGCGAGGCAACGCTGCAAGAGCTCGAGCCCTACGCGCTTACGACCTTCATCACCCAGGCGGACGACAGGCCCAGCACCCTGAGAGCGGGCGCTCGCCGGGTGTTCATCGCCGATCCGCTGCAGGCGCTTCAAGCGGCGCTCGAGGCCGCGCCGCCCTGTCAGGTCGTGGTGGGTCAGGTCGTGGTGGGTCAGGTCGTGGTGGCGGGCTCGCTCTACCTGGCAGGCCGGCTGAGACCCCACCTGCGCCGCCAGAGCTTGTCCGAGGTCGCCTGAAGCGCCTGGAACCTCGCCTTCCTGGGAACTGCGCTAGACTGACCTGTTTTGGCAAGCTTTCCGAAGCGTGAACGGCCGGTTCCGGCCGCGGATGGAGAACGAGATGACTGGAAAAGTGGGTTTTGTGAGCCTTGGCTGCCCCAAGGCGCTGGTGGACAGCGAGCGCATCCTGACACAGCTTCGCGCCGAGGGCTACGCTATCGCCCCCAGTTACCAGGACGCCGAGGTGGTGGTGGTCAACACCTGCGGCTTCATCACCCCGGCGGTCGAGGAGTCGCTGGGAGCCATCGGCGAGGCCCTTGCCGGCACCGGCAAGGTCATCGTCACGGGCTGCTTGGGCGAAAAGCCCGAGGTCGTCAAGGCGCGGCACCCGGGCGTCCTGGCGGTGACCGGTCAGGGCGACGTGGACGGCGTGATGGCTGCGCTTCACGGCGTCTTGCCGGCCGACGACAACCCCTTCACCAGCCTGCTGCCGCCACCAGGGATCAAGCTGACGCCGCGCCACTACTCCTACTTGAAGATCGCCGAGGGCTGCAACCACAAGTGCTCTTTCTGCATCATCCCGCAGCTTCGCGGCCGGCAGGTTTCCCGCGACGCCGGCGAGGTCCTCTACGAGGCCTACCGGCTCGTCGCCTCCGGCACCAAGGAGCTGATGGTCATCGCCCAGGACTCCTCGGCCTACGGCGTCGACATCCGCTACCGCGCGTCGGAGTTTCAGGGCCGGCAGGTGGGGGCCCAACTGCTGCCGCTCGTCTCCGAGCTCGCGCGGATGGGCGCCTGGCTGCGGCTGCACTACGTCTATCCCTACCCGCACGTCCGCGATTTGATACCTGTTATGGCCGAGGGCAAGCTGCTGCCCTATTTGGACGTGCCCCTGCAGCACGCCAGCCCCAGAATCCTCAAGAGCATGCGCCGTCCCGGCGGCGCCGAGAGCCACCTGAAGACCATCGCGGGCTGGCGCGAGGTCTGCCCGGAGCTGGCGATTCGCTCGACCTTCATCGTCGGCTTTCCCGGCGAGACCGAGGAGGACTTCGCGCTGCTGCTCGAGTTCCTCGAGGAAGCCCAGTTGGAGCGCGTGGGCGCCTTTACCTACAGCGAGGTGCCTGGCGCCGCCGCCAACGACTTGCCCGGCCACGTCCCCGAAGAGGTCAAGGGGGAGCGCTACGCCCGCCTCATGGAGAGGCAGGCGCGGATCAGCCTGGCCAAGAACGAGGCAAAGGTCGGCCGGACCTTGGACGTCATCGTTGACGACTACGGCGAGCTGCCGGGCGATATCGTCGGGCGCACGAAGGCCGACGCGCCGGGCATCGACGGCACGGTCTACGCCGACAGCGACGGCACCGTCAAGATCGGCGACATCGTCCGGGTCAAGGTCGACAGAGCCGACTCCTACGACCTCCACGGCGAGGTCGTGGGCGCCGTGCCCTGGCGGCCCAACGTCCTGACGATGGTGTAACGCATTAGGTGATGAGGGTCTTGCCTGGTGAGCAGCGCCAGAATCGCCGAGGTATCAACCGTTATCAAGCTCGAGATCCTTGATCCAGTTCTTCTTGAGCCAGTCGTCGATATCCTCGGAAGTGACGTCGCTACTCTCTCCTGCGCCGATAGACTTGGGAACCCGCCGGGGCTGCTCCTCGATGAAGCCCTTTAGGACCTCGCGGATGAGCTCAGCCTGGCTCTTGTTTTGCCGTTTGGCTGTAACCTTGAGCTGCAGATGCAGCTTATTGGGCAAATAGAGGGTCGTGTTTTGCATGGCTCGGGTTTAGCATATAGGGTATTTGATGCGAGAATCAGCGCGATCAGGGTGTAGACTGAGCCATGAACGTAGACGACTGGGTGCTCGAGGCGGTCAGCGAGCTCGGCCG
Proteins encoded in this window:
- a CDS encoding peptidoglycan bridge formation glycyltransferase FemA/FemB family protein, whose product is MIELVEHHHPGTWDALVGGYAYRSALQGWGWGEVKAATGWSAHRLELPGVAAAQVLRKGVAPGLSMLYAPRGPALGSLGALADFAGALRRWARPSDVYFKIEPEVPRLEGEPIPAALAGFRRAESLQPEHTVFLDLNRSEDDLLKNMHGMARRNVKKSLKEGVETRLERSLEAFWPLFAETNARSRLLQFERAYYETVLHACDAYGGEAFAMTAYHGGEALASGLFVAFGERVYYLYGGSSRERSEARAPYAVHWAVMRWGRENGYASYDLWGIPRELSPQGHAYGVYQFKERFGGYRLRLPAYDLPLSPLYGGVTGAIRLRKSWRNYRARGSADDVL
- a CDS encoding Mur ligase family protein — protein: MTILPTTYAQALDWLFAQTRGGAARDPKRMRRLVTQLGLGLPPAFYVVGTTGKGTVASMIHAALGAANVRSGLFVSPHVEDFRERISVGGESISEEAVVEFTGRVAALGLGAAFFELSLAMALEHFAREGVEVAVVEAGVGARNDATNILDKVLCTVLTNVGEDHLDTLGPGLSDVARDKAEAVRPFVPVVTGARGEALDIVRQVAAGRRSPLHAEGDSPLFARPPGLQGADPIRRANARLAAAALRASGLGLGEEALAEGLRTPPLPGRAERFFIGGKGVLLDGAHNPPAARALAAMLETPFVLVFGALSRKAGEATLQELEPYALTTFITQADDRPSTLRAGARRVFIADPLQALQAALEAAPPCQVVVGQVVVGQVVVAGSLYLAGRLRPHLRRQSLSEVA
- the rimO gene encoding 30S ribosomal protein S12 methylthiotransferase RimO; amino-acid sequence: MTGKVGFVSLGCPKALVDSERILTQLRAEGYAIAPSYQDAEVVVVNTCGFITPAVEESLGAIGEALAGTGKVIVTGCLGEKPEVVKARHPGVLAVTGQGDVDGVMAALHGVLPADDNPFTSLLPPPGIKLTPRHYSYLKIAEGCNHKCSFCIIPQLRGRQVSRDAGEVLYEAYRLVASGTKELMVIAQDSSAYGVDIRYRASEFQGRQVGAQLLPLVSELARMGAWLRLHYVYPYPHVRDLIPVMAEGKLLPYLDVPLQHASPRILKSMRRPGGAESHLKTIAGWREVCPELAIRSTFIVGFPGETEEDFALLLEFLEEAQLERVGAFTYSEVPGAAANDLPGHVPEEVKGERYARLMERQARISLAKNEAKVGRTLDVIVDDYGELPGDIVGRTKADAPGIDGTVYADSDGTVKIGDIVRVKVDRADSYDLHGEVVGAVPWRPNVLTMV
- a CDS encoding CopG family transcriptional regulator is translated as MQNTTLYLPNKLHLQLKVTAKRQNKSQAELIREVLKGFIEEQPRRVPKSIGAGESSDVTSEDIDDWLKKNWIKDLELDNG